A segment of the Daphnia pulex isolate KAP4 chromosome 10, ASM2113471v1 genome:
AAATCCCAAATTGTTCAATTACTTGCGAGTTCCTGGATGAAATGCACTTTGGTTTCTTCCAATCTTTTTGTTAATTCTGTAAATCATGTAaatttgttctatttttaaatttcttatgGCACGTGAAATAATTTAGAATACCTTCGATTTGCATTGTCAAATTTGCTTCACGAGTTATTGTTACTCCATCACCGGAAACAACTACAAATCCAAGTAACATTTTAGTTCCATTCCGAAtgtaaattataaatatgTAGAATCAGCGTTCCGTAATGCCAGAATACCGTTTTGCAATTCTGAAGAAGCACAGTTGGCCAGAAAAAGAGTTAACGCAACTACCAGTTGACACGAAGAAATCCTCATCTACAAATGACATTTGAaaacgtaataaaaataacgcgTGTCAATCCTGATGACAAATAATATAATCTGTTAAATAATTTGTACCTCTAAAATAGAACGACAATCTGCGGTTGCTTCGGCGAAAAGTAGCTAAAGTAGTGACGAGAAGAAATCAGTTGGAAAAGCTCGTCGATGTTTAGCCgtgtttcgattttttttttagactaccCATTCGGATTGAGACGTAATGGAAAGaggcaaaataaataaaaattcgtgtCTTTCGCTCATTGGCTCTTGACGTTAAATGAATAACGTAACTGGGAAATCCCAAGTGCCCTCGACCCTGTAAGAAATCATGATTTAAAATGCTTCTGAATGATAACCTTATACTTGACTTGGCTGCTGATAAGTCATTTGAGACGACTGGACGCCGTGGATGGACGATAAATTTGTCGCATCATGTTTGCCAGCCATCAGGgataacacaatttttttacccacCGGGGTTGAAATTTGGGTTGAAAATAACAGTGAATAATAATGAGAAGATGGTTTGGCCGTCTTACCGGTTAGCCGCCAATCGGTACCAATAATCGTGTTGGCTCCTAGCTTCCAGCTTCCTCCATGAAGGGGTACAGCGCGTTTGCTATTATCGTATCAACGAATCCTAATACGAGTTGTTCAGACTAAGGATCATTACATTGTCTTCCAGTTATCTTAAGAACCTGGAAACACATCAGACAATTCTTAGAAGACTGGAAAATAACTGAGACATGGATACACATCATACAATCTCACACCAAGTAAATAATTTCCTTAGTCTATATTTTCAACTCACTGGAGCTTCAACAAAGGGTGCGGCAACAAGGGCTTCCAAATTTggcgaattaaaaattattcaaagtaTAGGGAGTAGAGAGACAGACTCTCTAATGCTATAAAGATGTTGTTTATAGGGGGGTACCGGGGCTTCACCAATGATTCGTCACAAATTCAAAGTTCTGTTCCCGCCacttggcaaaaaaaaattcggtcaacattttttgctcaattaaataaattaaatataaaataaaaataagggggAACATAAATGAATATTGATGTAAATGTTGAAGACTAAGGTAATGTGTTGAAATGTGTTACCTTTGAAATGAAAAGGCTAGATTTCAGGGCGATTCGATTAAAGTAGTTGAAGATGTTCAAATCAGGGATGTGTGATGCGACGGGTTCAACCGCcgcgaaattctttttcttgtctaaaGAAAACCTTCCACCCAAAGCACCTACCCACTATCAACTTACCTACCACTCATCGCTAGAAGGTCCAGTGTCCTGtcataaaattttaagaatGTTTAACAGGTTTAGCAATGCAAACAACGTATAACAAGATGACGACCACAAATCAAATTCTTATGgctattaaaatattttattcatatACGAATCAACAACTGGGATTGTCCGACGAGTCATCAGACACGAGGCATTTCATGCAAAGGAACcataaatataatatatactaATAAGGACAAATTTTCAGACAATCAATCACTTCACTCGCGATTTCTTTTGGATTAAGTCTGGAAATTATTAGACCTCGAAAAGATTCAGCGATACCAGAACAGAAGACTTACTCAATAGAAAAGACACTGTTCCTTGTGTGCGACCTATGCGCGAAGTGTCTCCTAAGAGTATGGAAGAAATCATGATTAGGAAAAAACAATCGTTAAAAAGGAATCTAAAAAATACACGTGATAAATATGAGGATGGAAGCGTGAGTGGGTTGAAAGAGACACAAAGactggaattattattatatgttcTCTTATAGATCCTAATTAGTCGGTAAGGTTATCATCGGAGCCGCGATTCAATCTCTGGCGTACTCCTACTCTTTTGGAAGGCGAAGTTCCAGATTggggttgtttttcttcgtgaTCGGCTTGTTTCATCCAGCACGATATCTCATCTTTGTACATGAAGCTGAGGAGAACATCTTTAGTTCGTCGTCGGAAACCAGTGAACGTTACTGAAATAGGACGGATTCCTGGCAAATCCAGCGTCACTTCGTCTAAGGTCCGGAAAGGCTCCTGTTTACGTAGTCGAGCAAACCAATTGTACCACACTTTTCCCCTGGACTTTTCTTCGGCAGATTCTACCGCAAGGAGACGTTCGTATTCTTCGGCGTTCAGTGTAACAGTTTTCTCAACCAAACGCTTTTCTAAATGGCAaaacaaaagttcaaaaaacGATAACCTTCTGATAAAGggttcaaaacattttcttaccATCTTCTTTAGTCATTTGTTCTTTATATGAAATTCGGAACATGAACCCGTCGAGAACCGAAGCCACAACGATGGATAACAGCATCATTATTGTGAGGTAAAAGCACATAAAATAAATGCGGCTCCACTGGGTTGTAGTCAGCGCGTAGCCTTCCATGATGATGTACCAATTATTGATGACCGTAAGTTCGAACAGTGTCACATAAGATGAAATGACGTTTTCAAagttattcaaataataatagccgTTCGAAGACGACCCATTTTCATAACGGAAGTTGGCTTCAACAGTGGAATTTCtataagataaaaaaacaatactgATATGTAAGCCAACAGGCAATGCAAGAATAAAAAGGACTTACTTGCAACAATTCGTGAGATCATACTCGGCGAAAAGTTCCATTCCAACAATTGAATAGGCGTAGTAAAGAATGAAGAACACGATTCCGGCACACAACAGTCGTTGACCAAGGATGAATATGGTACCAAAGACATCGCGATATCTCTTTCGTAGCTTGAACAGACGCAGAATCCTacacgaaacatttttaaatttctttcgatGATTACCACATGATCAGTATTTGAATTACCGCAAATGTCTGGCGACTACCAGAAAAGACCAGTGACCAAGAATTTCCGCCGCTAGTCCAATCAAAGAAACTCCAGTAACAGTAAAGTCAAAGCAGTTCCAGCCGGAGGTGAAGTAGTCGTGAGAACCCATGCCGAAAATTTTTAGACACGCTTCAAGCGTGTAGAAAGATACATATGCATAAGTCTCCCAAGTGACACCTAACTCAAGGGGATTGCTCATGTGGACCGAAATAGCAGCAGTTCGTGTCAACATCAAGATTCCTCCCAGGAAAATGACCACagctaaatttaaaaaattgattaatggATCTTCATAAAGTGCAGAATAACATAAACCTAACAAGACTCACAAACAAAATAGTCGAAGAAGTTCCAGGTAACCAGTCGATGTACTTGCTGTGCACAATAGGCCAAGGTCGGAGAACGAAGTcgtgaaaaccaaaatggtTCTTCATCTCTCACACGCCACTTCGTATCTAAAACATCGTAAATGTGGTAGAACTCGTTTACGTCAATAATGCCAGATTCTGACGTATTCAAAAGACGGAACATTAGGTAGACCTCTCGGTAGGCTGCAGAAACAAACGTTAAATTAGAAGATGGATTATGcttaaattgaaatgaaatttacttcTGGACGAGTCGACATGTCG
Coding sequences within it:
- the LOC124203592 gene encoding two pore calcium channel protein 1-like, coding for MGEDDKIISTDGQIIQIQIMEEADESDVPLEVGNTARTASTVGESAIQLQFTELHSFPAIERLPLVEVTKSWELNYREAAIFLEEGINNDKLTSHPSCHEALPAYLLVHNKWYYALDFAASLLLILLTFTEKPANPLFRLPVGVHSSMELTALVIVSVELIMKFRWVGFKIFIHHPRSMVKAVTLLIMIAESILVLVRQSSHFRVTRALRPIFLLDNHHFGGVRRYLRQVLQSMPPAIDMLGLLLFVILFYSVLGFYLFGSNVNDPYFSTLQQAFISLFILLTTANFPDVMMPSYAVTRWSCVFFITYLSMVLYFLMNLLLAAVYASFSSMEKNKFQQLLLHRRKAAQHAFRLLLGRNNRFGITLQHFRGLLRHVDSSRTYREVYLMFRLLNTSESGIIDVNEFYHIYDVLDTKWRVRDEEPFWFSRLRSPTLAYCAQQVHRLVTWNFFDYFVSVVIFLGGILMLTRTAAISVHMSNPLELGVTWETYAYVSFYTLEACLKIFGMGSHDYFTSGWNCFDFTVTGVSLIGLAAEILGHWSFLVVARHLRILRLFKLRKRYRDVFGTIFILGQRLLCAGIVFFILYYAYSIVGMELFAEYDLTNCCKNSTVEANFRYENGSSSNGYYYLNNFENVISSYVTLFELTVINNWYIIMEGYALTTTQWSRIYFMCFYLTIMMLLSIVVASVLDGFMFRISYKEQMTKEDEKRLVEKTVTLNAEEYERLLAVESAEEKSRGKVWYNWFARLRKQEPFRTLDEVTLDLPGIRPISVTFTGFRRRTKDVLLSFMYKDEISCWMKQADHEEKQPQSGTSPSKRVGVRQRLNRGSDDNLTD